A part of Limihaloglobus sulfuriphilus genomic DNA contains:
- a CDS encoding alpha/beta hydrolase family protein gives MLLFLLQFTGCSKYLAEKVVKAPNFGKTADELGELSEEQMAYRQFDSQGRITIGSPEISMHYVVIEPRNEWAAAKGTAIHDKLSMEFDLHNSGIPSQEWAEIPEIMYLDQYPDKGDFNNMGLKFTAERQTPPRSGPRFKGTVVFLHGLGVDKMFYASSWAQLMASHGYRCILPDLRGHGRTTGDYVTYGRREAEDVSRLLDRLWGPLPVERPVILFGTSLGGSTAIQTAAKDSRVDAVIALEPFSSLLETAYDFARLEHPVISMFTSRKIIEKAVEDGGKIAGFDARRDTALDAAGGLETPLLVIHGSDDRHVTAEHSFRLHEAAANSTLIIKEGKHHMNLGCNDIYDLRDKIFDWLEKSLYNHFPR, from the coding sequence ATGTTATTATTTTTATTACAATTTACCGGCTGCAGCAAATATCTCGCTGAAAAGGTTGTCAAGGCCCCGAATTTCGGCAAAACCGCTGACGAACTTGGCGAGCTAAGCGAGGAGCAGATGGCTTACCGGCAGTTCGATTCCCAGGGCAGGATCACAATCGGCTCGCCTGAAATTTCAATGCACTATGTTGTAATTGAACCGAGAAATGAATGGGCGGCGGCCAAAGGCACAGCCATACACGATAAACTTTCAATGGAGTTTGACCTGCACAACAGCGGCATACCCTCGCAGGAGTGGGCAGAAATCCCTGAAATCATGTATCTGGACCAATACCCCGATAAAGGCGATTTTAACAACATGGGACTGAAGTTCACCGCGGAGAGACAAACGCCGCCGCGATCAGGGCCGCGGTTCAAAGGCACTGTAGTTTTTCTCCACGGTCTCGGGGTTGACAAGATGTTCTATGCCTCAAGCTGGGCGCAGCTTATGGCTTCGCACGGTTACCGCTGTATCCTGCCGGACTTGCGGGGGCACGGCAGGACAACCGGAGATTATGTGACATACGGCCGGCGTGAAGCAGAGGATGTCAGCAGACTTCTTGATCGGCTCTGGGGACCGCTGCCGGTGGAGCGGCCGGTTATACTCTTTGGCACTTCGCTTGGCGGCTCAACCGCTATACAAACCGCCGCGAAAGACAGCCGCGTAGATGCGGTAATAGCTCTCGAGCCGTTTTCCTCGCTGCTCGAGACGGCTTACGACTTTGCCAGGCTCGAACACCCTGTTATATCGATGTTTACCTCCCGCAAAATCATAGAAAAAGCGGTCGAAGACGGGGGAAAGATAGCCGGTTTTGATGCCCGCAGAGATACCGCGCTCGATGCCGCCGGCGGGCTTGAGACTCCCCTGCTGGTGATTCACGGCAGTGATGACCGGCACGTCACGGCTGAGCACAGCTTCAGACTCCACGAGGCAGCCGCAAACAGCACGCTCATTATCAAGGAAGGCAAACACCATATGAACCTGGGCTGCAATGACATTTACGATCTCAGAGATAAAATATTTGATTGGCTGGAAAAATCTTTGTATAATCATTTTCCGCGATAA
- the rpoN gene encoding RNA polymerase factor sigma-54 — translation MRLELGNQMRMEQKMLLAPKMIQSMEILQLPAMELMQRIDAELSKNPVLEAEYADPDAPEADNSDQVPDKNYDERDLVVDNTDGVDDFNRLDSLDEGFKDAVNQTGPIRETRNVNQDEDPKYEALQNTADTHISLYEYLVRQWSVTTEDEKLLEAGFAILEQIDNKGYFTGSLDELRGYENEPLERKTCEKALEMIQQLEPAGVGARDIPECLKIQIDNQEEPRRFETARRILTECYELLLANRRADIAKKLGKAPEEIADAIKQLGRFNIAPGDKFSQGPNLAIRPDIIVEKNEDGVYEPRLADTSLPDLYINSYYSRMASDKTVDGKTKNYLKRNINSANWLIEAIMQRKQTLMKVATAVVNRQQEFFEKGIMHLKPLTMVSIAEEIEMHVSTVSRAVAEKYVQCNRGVIPLHDFFSTAQKQADGSSQSTDSIKAVIKEIIDNEDKSKPLGDEKIMKKLEQKGIKIARRTIVKYRQQMNIPTAKMRKLY, via the coding sequence ATGAGACTAGAGTTAGGCAACCAGATGCGGATGGAGCAGAAGATGCTTCTGGCTCCCAAGATGATCCAGTCGATGGAGATTCTCCAGCTTCCCGCGATGGAACTCATGCAGAGAATAGATGCCGAGCTGAGCAAAAACCCCGTACTCGAAGCCGAATACGCTGACCCTGACGCCCCCGAAGCCGACAATTCCGACCAGGTGCCGGACAAAAATTATGACGAAAGAGACCTCGTTGTCGATAACACCGACGGCGTCGACGATTTCAACCGGCTTGACAGCCTTGATGAGGGTTTCAAAGACGCCGTCAACCAGACCGGGCCAATCCGTGAAACACGAAACGTAAACCAGGACGAAGACCCTAAATACGAGGCTCTTCAGAATACCGCCGATACCCATATCTCTCTTTACGAGTACCTTGTGCGGCAATGGAGCGTGACAACCGAGGACGAAAAACTTCTCGAGGCGGGCTTCGCGATACTTGAGCAGATTGACAACAAGGGGTATTTCACCGGCAGCCTCGATGAGCTCCGCGGCTACGAAAATGAACCGCTGGAGAGAAAGACCTGCGAAAAAGCATTAGAGATGATACAGCAGCTTGAGCCGGCAGGCGTCGGCGCACGTGACATCCCCGAATGCCTTAAAATCCAGATCGACAACCAGGAGGAGCCCCGGAGATTCGAAACCGCAAGAAGAATACTCACAGAGTGTTACGAGCTTTTGCTGGCCAACCGGCGGGCTGATATCGCCAAAAAACTGGGCAAAGCACCCGAAGAAATTGCAGACGCGATAAAACAACTTGGCAGGTTCAATATTGCCCCCGGCGATAAATTCAGCCAGGGGCCTAACCTGGCGATAAGGCCGGACATTATCGTTGAAAAAAATGAAGACGGCGTATATGAGCCGCGCCTGGCGGACACGAGCCTGCCTGATTTGTACATAAACAGCTATTACAGCCGCATGGCAAGTGATAAAACCGTTGACGGTAAGACGAAGAATTATCTTAAACGCAATATAAACTCCGCCAACTGGCTGATAGAGGCGATTATGCAGCGTAAACAGACGCTGATGAAGGTCGCCACGGCGGTAGTCAACCGCCAGCAGGAGTTTTTCGAAAAGGGCATAATGCATCTTAAACCCCTGACAATGGTGTCGATTGCCGAGGAGATAGAAATGCACGTCTCAACCGTATCCCGAGCCGTGGCAGAGAAATACGTGCAGTGCAACAGGGGCGTAATACCGCTGCACGATTTCTTCAGCACCGCCCAGAAACAGGCTGACGGCAGCAGCCAGAGCACCGATTCTATAAAGGCGGTTATAAAAGAAATTATCGACAACGAGGACAAATCAAAACCGCTCGGCGATGAGAAGATAATGAAAAAACTCGAACAGAAAGGCATCAAGATAGCCCGCCGAACAATCGTTAAGTACCGTCAGCAAATGAACATCCCAACAGCAAAGATGCGAAAGCTCTACTAA
- a CDS encoding transposase: MTPQERAETLRLRKQLIRPWHSPPHWDSGESRYYIVSAACYEHKHIAGAVFSRLAMLEKSVLEICESCSEKTIAWSILPNHYHVLVKTEHITELRYSLGRMHGRLSRQWNLEDNCLGRKVWHNCVERIIRSERHYWATVNYIHHNAVKHGFAQRWEQWVFCSAVQFLNEVGREKAKEIWKAYPVLDYGKEWDK, from the coding sequence ATGACACCGCAGGAACGGGCGGAAACGCTGCGGTTGCGGAAACAGCTTATACGGCCCTGGCACAGCCCGCCGCACTGGGACAGCGGGGAGAGCCGGTACTATATAGTTTCAGCGGCATGTTATGAGCACAAGCATATCGCGGGTGCAGTATTTTCACGGCTTGCGATGCTTGAAAAGAGCGTTCTGGAAATCTGCGAAAGCTGCTCTGAGAAGACAATCGCATGGAGCATTTTGCCCAACCATTACCATGTTCTGGTGAAGACCGAACATATTACGGAGCTGCGATATTCGCTTGGACGGATGCACGGCAGGCTTTCGCGGCAGTGGAATTTAGAGGACAACTGTCTCGGGCGCAAGGTGTGGCACAACTGCGTAGAGCGTATTATAAGGAGTGAGAGGCATTATTGGGCAACGGTGAATTATATTCACCATAATGCCGTAAAGCACGGGTTTGCTCAAAGGTGGGAACAATGGGTTTTCTGCAGTGCGGTACAATTTCTGAACGAGGTTGGAAGAGAGAAGGCTAAAGAAATCTGGAAAGCGTATCCTGTCCTTGATTATGGTAAGGAGTGGGATAAATGA
- a CDS encoding nucleotidyltransferase domain-containing protein — MFGSYACGGADEMSDIDLLVVSPEFDGVVSRDFVNRLWRIAARTDSRIEPIPCGEKQWLNDNSNAIIEVARREGQTVKKSGNG; from the coding sequence ATATTCGGCTCATATGCCTGTGGCGGGGCCGATGAGATGAGCGATATCGATTTACTTGTTGTTTCGCCTGAATTCGATGGCGTTGTATCCCGGGATTTTGTAAACAGATTATGGCGGATAGCCGCCAGAACGGACAGCCGGATAGAACCGATTCCCTGCGGCGAAAAGCAATGGCTAAATGATAATTCCAATGCAATCATTGAAGTTGCCCGCCGTGAAGGCCAAACCGTAAAGAAATCAGGCAATGGGTAA
- the hydE gene encoding [FeFe] hydrogenase H-cluster radical SAM maturase HydE gives MDKNQILDYLKTSDEAKLAQLWEKADRLRKQYVGDGVHLRGLIEISNYCCRSCHYCGLRREHEDIQRYRMPDDEIIECAQMAAEYGYGTVVIQAGEDFGITAARIAKIVETIKTQTPLAVTLSLGERGDDELKLWRGSGADRYLLRFETSDPDLYKKIHPQRAQTISDRIAIIRKLQELGYEAGSGVMIGIPGQTYETLANDLLLFKELDLDMVGVGPYIAHPDTPLGQMPLPDSPQQPRPTELMTYKMIALIRILCPEANIPSTTALATINKATGREFGLQRGANVVMPNMTPRKYRALYEIYPSKACIDETAQQCRHCLRGRIESIGRHIAAGPGSRTRRSKLNPSNANTNPIPLF, from the coding sequence ATGGATAAAAATCAGATATTAGACTATCTAAAAACCAGCGATGAAGCAAAACTCGCTCAGCTCTGGGAAAAAGCCGACCGTCTTCGCAAACAGTACGTCGGCGACGGCGTGCATCTCAGAGGCCTGATAGAGATATCAAACTACTGCTGCCGCAGCTGTCACTACTGCGGCCTGCGCAGGGAACATGAAGACATACAGCGTTACCGTATGCCCGACGATGAGATAATCGAATGCGCGCAGATGGCGGCGGAATACGGCTACGGCACGGTAGTGATACAGGCAGGCGAAGATTTCGGCATAACCGCCGCGAGAATCGCCAAAATTGTAGAGACCATCAAAACACAAACACCCCTTGCAGTTACACTTAGCCTGGGCGAGAGAGGTGATGATGAGCTGAAACTCTGGCGCGGCAGCGGCGCCGACAGATACCTGCTGCGGTTTGAAACATCCGACCCCGATCTTTACAAAAAAATACACCCGCAGCGCGCCCAGACAATCAGCGACCGGATAGCGATAATACGCAAACTGCAAGAGCTCGGTTACGAAGCCGGCAGCGGCGTGATGATCGGAATCCCCGGCCAGACTTACGAGACACTCGCAAATGACCTTCTGCTATTTAAAGAGCTCGATCTGGACATGGTCGGCGTGGGCCCCTACATTGCCCATCCGGATACGCCGCTGGGACAGATGCCCTTGCCGGACAGCCCGCAGCAGCCGCGGCCGACGGAGCTGATGACATACAAAATGATTGCCCTGATACGCATACTCTGCCCCGAGGCAAACATCCCCAGCACCACCGCACTTGCCACGATAAACAAGGCAACCGGCAGGGAATTCGGCCTCCAGCGAGGGGCAAACGTCGTTATGCCGAACATGACGCCGCGTAAGTACAGGGCGCTATACGAGATATACCCTTCCAAGGCATGTATCGACGAAACCGCCCAGCAGTGCCGCCACTGCCTGCGGGGACGCATCGAGTCTATCGGCAGACACATCGCCGCCGGCCCGGGCTCAAGAACCAGACGATCAAAATTAAACCCTTCTAATGCAAATACAAATCCAATCCCCCTCTTTTAG
- the amrS gene encoding AmmeMemoRadiSam system radical SAM enzyme produces MKEAYLYEKNKDGSVKCHLCGFKCVIAPGKKGRCGQRMNIGNELVSLNYDRLCSAAADPIEKKPLYHFKPGSEAFSIAAPGCNFRCKFCQNWQISQSDYIDQDDAPKDGPTPDQIVNAALQSGCESIAYTYTEPTIFYELAKDTAHIAKKRGLYNIFVSNGYMSDMAIDDFAGWLDAINIDLKAFTNDFYKDFCAAQLEPVLDSIRYIKKNTDIWIELTTLIIPGVNDGEEELKKLCEFIAEEVSPETPWHVSAFHPCYQMYDVPPTPRETIIKACQTGQEAGLKYIYPGNIRLDHSPDTKCPQCGRTLIERDNWTINSNDIENGKCPHCGAAIAGIW; encoded by the coding sequence ATGAAAGAAGCATATCTATACGAAAAAAACAAAGACGGTTCTGTAAAGTGTCATCTGTGCGGGTTTAAGTGCGTTATAGCACCCGGCAAAAAGGGCCGCTGCGGCCAGCGTATGAACATCGGCAATGAACTCGTTTCTCTAAATTATGACCGGCTCTGCTCCGCCGCCGCGGATCCGATAGAAAAAAAACCGCTTTATCATTTCAAACCGGGCAGCGAGGCGTTTTCAATCGCCGCACCAGGCTGCAATTTCAGGTGTAAATTCTGCCAGAACTGGCAGATCAGCCAGAGCGATTATATTGATCAGGATGACGCCCCAAAAGACGGGCCAACACCCGATCAGATTGTAAATGCCGCTCTGCAAAGCGGCTGCGAAAGCATAGCATACACCTACACCGAGCCGACCATTTTTTATGAGCTTGCAAAGGATACCGCACACATAGCCAAAAAAAGAGGTCTCTATAACATCTTTGTCAGCAACGGTTACATGAGCGATATGGCAATAGATGACTTTGCCGGCTGGCTTGACGCGATAAATATCGACTTAAAGGCCTTTACAAACGATTTTTACAAAGACTTCTGCGCTGCACAGCTTGAGCCGGTACTCGATTCTATAAGATATATCAAAAAAAATACAGACATCTGGATCGAACTCACCACGCTTATAATCCCCGGCGTGAATGACGGCGAGGAAGAGTTAAAAAAACTCTGCGAGTTTATCGCCGAAGAGGTCTCACCCGAAACACCCTGGCACGTCAGCGCGTTCCACCCATGCTACCAGATGTATGATGTGCCGCCGACGCCGCGGGAAACTATAATAAAAGCCTGCCAGACAGGTCAGGAAGCCGGACTCAAATACATATACCCGGGCAACATACGTCTTGACCACAGCCCAGACACCAAATGCCCCCAGTGCGGCAGGACTCTTATTGAGCGGGACAACTGGACCATCAACTCAAATGACATAGAAAACGGTAAATGCCCGCATTGCGGCGCAGCTATCGCCGGCATCTGGTAG
- the speB gene encoding agmatinase: MAYAEFGDFEPEFTSCEKSKIVILPVEYDHTSTWIKGSEKGPSALLEASKNLEFYDIETDSEVYKRGIYTDHPIRGFIRPEEMVQAVYDRVREHMADDKFCVCIGGEHSISIGAMMAHCEKHPEATIVQFDAHSDLRDEYHGSEYNHACVMARGRELGPVVQIGIRSMDVEEKGSADFESIFLAKDIYNNTAWIDRMVSLLSENVYVTFDLDCLDVGIMPSTGTPEPGGIGWYTALEALRAIAQNSNIVGMDISELCPNPVNKAPDFLAAKLLYKMITYKFEL, encoded by the coding sequence ATGGCATATGCAGAATTTGGAGATTTTGAACCAGAGTTCACCTCCTGCGAAAAATCAAAGATAGTGATCCTGCCGGTGGAGTATGACCACACAAGCACCTGGATTAAGGGTTCAGAAAAGGGCCCCTCGGCTCTGCTGGAGGCGTCTAAAAATCTTGAGTTTTATGACATCGAAACCGATTCGGAGGTTTACAAACGCGGCATATATACCGACCACCCTATACGCGGTTTTATCAGGCCCGAAGAGATGGTGCAGGCTGTTTACGACAGGGTTCGTGAGCATATGGCGGATGATAAGTTTTGTGTGTGCATCGGTGGAGAGCATTCGATAAGCATTGGTGCCATGATGGCTCACTGCGAGAAGCACCCGGAAGCGACGATTGTGCAGTTTGACGCTCATAGCGACCTGCGAGACGAGTATCACGGCTCTGAATACAACCACGCCTGTGTTATGGCACGCGGCCGCGAACTGGGGCCGGTTGTTCAGATTGGGATCCGCAGTATGGACGTAGAAGAAAAGGGCTCGGCAGATTTTGAATCTATTTTTCTTGCCAAAGACATCTACAACAATACCGCATGGATAGACAGGATGGTAAGTCTCCTTTCAGAAAATGTTTATGTAACTTTTGACCTTGACTGCCTCGATGTCGGGATTATGCCCTCAACCGGCACACCCGAGCCGGGCGGCATCGGCTGGTACACTGCTCTTGAGGCACTGAGAGCAATCGCACAAAACAGCAACATTGTCGGTATGGATATATCCGAGCTGTGCCCTAATCCAGTGAACAAGGCACCTGATTTTCTCGCGGCGAAACTGCTTTATAAGATGATAACTTACAAATTCGAGCTGTAA
- a CDS encoding peptidase U32 family protein — MSEKRDKNKPELLAPAGNFEKLKWAVEYGADAVYFGGKFSLRSFAGDFSDEVVQDCVNYLHARGKKGYVTLNCYPFSDEYDEIRKTARKYDEIGVDAFIVADLGVLFELKKLNLNAAIHISTQANTLSLQTVRAYQELGAARVNLARELSLEQIQSIQAALAGSGIETEVFVHGAVCFSYSGRCAISDYLTGRRANRGECTHPCRWKYSVVEEERPGEYHPVFEDERGLYLFNSKDLALFEYIPELMRAGVDSFKVEGRMKSIHYIGSVVSLYRQIIDGKALSKERIEELLARVKNRGYSTGFIKGSVTPDDYQLGDNHSGSSATFVGNVLGENEIYNGSRLFRVRNKVHAGEALEVLKPDGSVEQIQLPHPLFDDAGRELEFANNEQKVAIGEQLPEFTILRRLNK, encoded by the coding sequence ATGTCAGAGAAGAGAGACAAGAATAAACCTGAACTGCTGGCACCGGCAGGCAATTTCGAGAAACTGAAGTGGGCGGTTGAGTATGGCGCTGACGCTGTGTATTTCGGCGGCAAATTCAGCCTTCGCAGCTTTGCGGGGGATTTTTCCGACGAGGTTGTCCAGGACTGTGTAAACTACCTCCACGCCAGAGGTAAAAAAGGCTACGTCACGCTTAACTGTTACCCGTTTTCTGACGAATACGATGAAATCCGCAAGACAGCCCGGAAGTATGACGAAATAGGCGTTGATGCGTTTATTGTCGCGGATCTGGGCGTTCTATTTGAGCTGAAAAAGCTCAACCTCAATGCCGCAATTCACATAAGCACACAGGCAAACACGCTGAGCCTCCAGACTGTGCGTGCGTATCAAGAGCTCGGCGCCGCCCGGGTAAACCTGGCAAGAGAGCTCTCGCTGGAGCAGATACAGTCGATACAGGCCGCTCTGGCGGGCAGCGGTATCGAGACCGAGGTCTTTGTGCACGGTGCTGTGTGTTTTTCATACTCGGGTAGATGCGCGATCAGTGATTATCTCACCGGCCGGCGCGCCAACCGCGGAGAATGTACACATCCGTGCAGGTGGAAATACAGCGTTGTAGAAGAAGAGCGGCCCGGCGAGTATCACCCTGTGTTTGAGGACGAGAGGGGGCTGTATCTTTTTAACTCAAAAGATCTTGCACTTTTTGAATATATACCGGAGCTTATGCGAGCCGGAGTTGATTCGTTCAAGGTCGAGGGGCGTATGAAGTCTATACACTATATAGGCTCTGTTGTCTCGCTCTACCGCCAGATTATAGACGGCAAAGCCCTGAGCAAAGAACGTATCGAAGAGCTGCTTGCCAGAGTGAAAAACCGCGGCTACAGCACGGGTTTTATAAAGGGCTCTGTTACGCCGGACGATTATCAGCTCGGGGACAACCATTCCGGCAGCTCAGCGACGTTTGTGGGTAATGTTCTCGGCGAAAACGAAATATACAACGGCAGCCGGCTTTTCCGTGTTCGCAACAAGGTTCATGCCGGCGAGGCACTCGAAGTTCTCAAACCGGACGGATCTGTTGAACAGATTCAACTGCCGCATCCGCTGTTTGACGATGCCGGCAGAGAGCTGGAATTTGCCAACAACGAGCAGAAAGTCGCCATAGGTGAGCAGCTGCCCGAATTTACGATTCTGCGAAGGTTAAACAAATAA
- a CDS encoding PEP-CTERM sorting domain-containing protein: MTYNQQASYTSVSTNAGLWQDGRDDAVGFDPFNSSLSLSSADELTSADSTLDVSFNDDQVISLGQISTTTTASSSASSYSVVDFNITLSEDATVSITGTMSSTLHASTEIIVYDSGNNWKIYASSLLSDSHNNLPVNESVELSAGNYRVFFRSFDENYSNNQTYSAGFDLTMTVVPEPATMMIMAAGMLGLLRKRS, encoded by the coding sequence ATGACTTACAATCAGCAGGCATCTTACACGTCCGTATCAACTAATGCCGGTTTATGGCAAGACGGCAGGGATGATGCTGTGGGGTTTGATCCATTCAACAGCTCATTAAGTCTTTCATCTGCGGATGAGTTAACATCAGCCGATTCTACATTGGATGTTTCTTTTAACGATGACCAGGTTATCTCACTGGGACAAATAAGCACAACAACCACAGCAAGCTCCTCAGCAAGTTCATATAGTGTAGTTGATTTCAATATAACTTTGAGCGAAGACGCGACAGTTAGCATAACCGGCACAATGAGTTCAACCTTACATGCCTCGACAGAAATCATAGTGTATGATTCAGGCAACAATTGGAAAATATATGCATCAAGCCTGTTATCCGATAGTCATAACAATCTACCTGTAAATGAATCGGTTGAACTATCTGCCGGTAATTACCGTGTATTTTTCAGATCGTTTGACGAAAATTACAGCAATAATCAAACATACTCAGCAGGTTTTGATTTGACAATGACAGTAGTTCCTGAACCGGCTACAATGATGATTATGGCGGCGGGAATGCTGGGACTGCTCAGAAAACGCAGCTAA
- a CDS encoding PEP-CTERM sorting domain-containing protein: protein MRKIFGILTVISVFTLVSGAGAAIMTYNTQSSYASTTYQVIMGDETGSDSDNAIGFVPFVGYANVSSQDGLTYASSTVGGSFNDDLLSASANIEATSTASSSTTSNADGAINFEMTLSQSATIFFDGSINSTANASAQVKIRKADYSETYDIALSDWGQTDVYKAVNESIVLPAGVYRVDIYSSTTNLDGGTESAGFDLTMTVVPEPATMMIMAAGMLGLLRKRS from the coding sequence ATGAGAAAGATTTTTGGGATTCTAACTGTAATTAGTGTTTTTACTTTGGTTTCAGGTGCAGGCGCTGCAATCATGACCTATAACACGCAAAGCTCTTATGCCAGTACGACCTATCAGGTCATAATGGGCGATGAAACTGGTTCTGACTCGGATAACGCTATTGGTTTTGTGCCGTTTGTCGGCTACGCAAATGTTTCCTCACAAGACGGCCTTACCTACGCAAGCTCCACTGTAGGCGGCAGCTTCAATGATGACCTGCTTTCAGCTTCAGCTAACATTGAGGCCACATCAACGGCCTCAAGCTCCACAACATCTAACGCCGACGGTGCTATAAACTTCGAAATGACTCTCAGCCAGAGTGCTACAATATTCTTTGACGGCTCAATCAACTCAACTGCTAATGCTTCTGCACAAGTGAAAATCCGAAAGGCCGATTATTCAGAAACATACGACATTGCTTTGAGCGATTGGGGACAGACAGATGTGTACAAAGCAGTCAATGAATCGATAGTTTTACCTGCCGGCGTTTACCGTGTTGATATCTACAGCAGCACTACAAACTTAGACGGCGGAACAGAATCAGCGGGTTTTGATTTGACAATGACAGTAGTTCCAGAACCGGCTACCATGATGATTATGGCAGCGGGAATGCTGGGACTGCTCAGAAAACGCAGCTAA
- a CDS encoding OadG family transporter subunit has product MNDNLFVEGLQLMAAGMIVVFCFLVLMVFAMNISAAVLKRLAKYFPEEQPAQSGGGADNSIIAAVIAAARAQANK; this is encoded by the coding sequence GTGAATGATAACCTCTTTGTAGAAGGTCTTCAGTTAATGGCGGCGGGCATGATAGTAGTGTTCTGCTTTCTGGTGTTGATGGTGTTTGCCATGAACATCTCCGCGGCTGTTTTGAAAAGACTGGCCAAGTATTTCCCGGAAGAGCAGCCGGCACAATCTGGCGGCGGTGCTGACAATTCAATAATAGCTGCGGTCATTGCGGCAGCAAGAGCCCAGGCAAACAAATAG